A genome region from Fusarium musae strain F31 chromosome 5, whole genome shotgun sequence includes the following:
- a CDS encoding hypothetical protein (EggNog:ENOG41), with translation MLLWGLSEAGRLRLARWLSTFLAAWFGLRLLHSYEGRAYTETVPPKEGSAHSTEPQTVKFAGRTMDLTLFAVTRALDVLVGDLWARHKARRLASNRWSKAERFLSKFVDPLVFAASSGLVMWAWFYHPSRLPRSYNKWITSAASVDLRLIEALRRCHSGEFQYGKETGQAHLLQGMCVDYEWPLAWGDPAVVVPIPCQMVHMSSGPSCEYHAASRFFRAWKWSMATYLPLTLALALRNPSRKALRRAIISSCRSSSFLATFITLFYYGVCLSRTRVGPRLPGGTTIERRQSMDSGICVGTGCLLCGWSIMIETESRRKDIALFVAPRALATVLPRRYSLDKEWRERLVFAASTAVVFTCVAENPDRVRGVFGKLLRMVLSK, from the exons ATGTTACTTTG GGGGCTCAGCGAGGCAGGTCGTTTGAG ACTTGCAAGATGGTTGTCAACATTCCTTGCTGCCTGGTTTGGCCTGCGGCTGCTGCACTCCTATGAGGGCCGAGCGTATACCGAAACTGTGCCACCGAAAGAGGGCTCGGCCCATAGTACCGAGCCTCAAACAGTCAAATTTGCTGGTCGGACAATGGATCTAACCCTGTTTGCGGTCACTCGAGCCCTCGATGTCCTTGTTGGTGATCTGTGGGCGAGGCACAAGGCCCGTCGTCTGGCCTCCAACAGGTGGTCCAAG GCTGAACGATTTCTCTCCAAGTTTGTTGATCCCCTTGTCTTTGCAGCTTCATCGGGCCTTGTTATGTGGGCTTGGTTCTATCATCCCAGCCGTTTGCCCCGCAGCTACAACAAATGGATCACTTCGGCAGCTTCCGTGGACTTAAGGCTCATCGAAGCCCTTCGGCGGTGCCATTCAGGCGAGTTTCAGTACGGCAAGGAGACCGGTCAGGCACATCTCCTTCAGGGCATGTGTGTGGACTACGAGTGGCCACTTGCCTGGGGAGATCCTGCGGTAGTTGTTCCCATACCTTGCCAGATGGTGCATATGTCCAGCGGGCCTTCATGCGAGTACCATGCTGCAAGCCGCTTCTTTCGTGCCTGGAAGTGGTCGATGGCTACGTACTTGCCCCTGACACTGGCTCTCGCTCTTCGAAACCCCTCTCGCAAAGCTCTGCGTCGAGCCATAATCTCGTCTTGCCGTTCCTCTAGTTTCCTCGCCACCTTTATCACCCTCTTCTACTATGGAGTCTGTTTGAGCCGCACACGCGTCGGACCTCGTCTTCCTGGCGGCACAACCATTGAGCGTCGTCAGAGCATGGATAGTGGGATCTGCGTTGGCACGGGTTGCTTGCTTTGTGGCTGGAGTATCATGATTGAAACAGAGAGCCGCCGAAAGGATATTGCGCTCTTTGTTGCCCCTCGTGCCTTGGCCACTGTTCTACCTCGACGGTATTCTTTGGACAAAGAGTGGCGAGAGAGACTTGTGTTCGCCGCCAGTACTGCCGTCGTCTTTACGTGCGTGGCAGAGAACCCCGATCGAGTGAGGGGTGTCTTTGGAAAACTTCTCAGGATGGTTCTTAGTAAGTAA
- a CDS encoding hypothetical protein (EggNog:ENOG41), which yields MSETTQSPEDAAAQRAAEQARLRKERREAKLKAGGSARLNKITGLGGRVPGEPEPTNPSSTMADASTPAPAPAPAASASGVSATADHADPEEVDISDHYYEPKRTANSRTNAPEITEPAISEDQLRQMMLGFERGNGSGTASPAPGAAEEDPMMRMMSQLMAGAGLPAGSMPPFPGVPGMAPGQGPPVPPTAVRNSASTNLWRLLHALVALSLGFYIVILTPFTGSKIERERAALAGTTPADPLTAAAEPELETELEHRKKLFFWTFATAESLLLTTRFFLDRRGSPPSGIVGTVVQFLPQPAKGYVEVVMRYGQIFTTVRSDILACIFVLGAVAWFKG from the exons ATGTCGGAGACGACACAAAGTCCTGAAGATGCTGCCGCTCAGCGAGCTGCTGAACAAGCGCGTCTTCGGAAGGAACGCCGTGAAGCCAAGCTCAAAGCCGGGGGTTCTGCAAGGTTGAACAAGATTACTGGTCTTGGAGGTCGTGTCCCAGGAG AACCAGAACCCACCAATCCGTCTTCCACCATGGCTGATGCCTCGACACCAGCACCTGCGCCAGCACCCGCTGCTTCAGCATCCGGTGTGTCTGCCACCGCCGACCATGCCGACCCAGAAGAAGTCGATATTTCAGATCACTACTACGAGCCGAAGCGGACTGCAAATTCGCGAACGAATGCGCCTGAAATCACAGAACCCGCCATCTCAGAGGACCAGCTACGGCAGATGATGCTTGGCTTCGAGCGTGGCAATGGCAGCGGCACCGCTAGCCCTGCACCCGGAGCAGCTGAGGAAGATcccatgatgaggatgatgtccCAGCTGATGGCTGGTGCTGGTCTTCCTGCTGGCTCGATGCCTCCCTTTCCTGGTGTGCCAGGCATGGCGCCCGGCCAAGGACCCCCAGTACCGCCCACAGCCGTCCGCAATAGCGCCTCTACAAACCTCTGGCGTCTTCTCCATGCCCTTGTAGCTCTCAGCTTGGGCTTCTACATCGTCATACTTACCCCCTTCACTGGCAGCAAGATTGAGCGTGAGCGTGCCGCCCTTGCAGGCACAACACCCGCCGATCCGCTTACTGCAgctgctgagcctgagctTGAGACGGAACTGGAGCACCGCAAGAAGCTGTTCTTTTGGACATTTGCCACAGCTGAGTCGCTGCTACTCACAACTCGCTTCTTTCTGGATAGGAGAGGCAGCCCCCCTTCTGGCATTGTGGGTACTGTGGTGCAATTTTTACCCCAGCCTGCCAAGGGATATGTTGAGGTCGTGATGCGTTATGGCCAGATATTTACCACGGTGAGGAGTGATATACTAGCCTGTATTTTCGTGTTGGGGGCTGTTGCTTGGTTCAAGGgataa